The following proteins are encoded in a genomic region of Palaemon carinicauda isolate YSFRI2023 chromosome 19, ASM3689809v2, whole genome shotgun sequence:
- the LOC137658435 gene encoding uncharacterized protein isoform X2, which translates to MNDCKEEESPCNNVQNHRQQLLNHQQDIDRDLEAGSCAGDEDDEETREEGVEGEEGEEGEEGEEAPPPRRKQVIPPLYNVEPGCTALGCYWAIGTFIVLVIGIIALLMYSSPANATAPNVNVTKLFRLPPPGSPSPDSLTE; encoded by the coding sequence ATGAACGACTGCAAGGAAGAAGAGAGCCCCTGCAACAACGTGCAGAACCACCGTCAGCAGCTCCTGAACCACCAGCAGGATATCGACCGGGACCTCGAAGCTGGCTCTTGTGCGGGGGACGAAGACGATGAGGAGACTCGAGAGGAAGGAGTCGAAGGAGAAGAGGGCGAGGAAGGGGAGGAAGGCGAAGAGGCACCCCCACCCCGGAGGAAGCAAGTGATCCCTCCCTTGTACAACGTGGAACCGGGATGCACCGCCTTGGGCTGCTACTGGGCCATTGGCACCTTCATCGTCCTGGTGATCGGAATCATCGCCTTGTTGATGTACTCGTCTCCTGCGAACGCCACGGCGCCCAACGTCAACGTGACCAAGCTGTTCAGATTGCCGCCCCCTGGCTCCCCTTCGCCCGACTCTCTAACTGAGTAG